In one window of Ruminococcus albus AD2013 DNA:
- a CDS encoding glutamine synthetase III: MSTVPELFASKVFDDRVMKSRLSSKVYKSLKNTIDIGEKLDITVANAVAEAMKDWAIEQGATHYTHWFQPLTGITAEKHDSFISPSPDGRVIMDFSGKELIKGEPDASSFPSGGLRATFEARGYTAWDPTSYAFIKGKTLCIPTAFCSYGGEALDKKTPLLRSMEALNKQALRILKLFGNDQVRHVTTSVGPEQEYFLIPKELYDQRKDLIYTGRTLFGAKPPKGQELDDHYFGVIKPRVEAYMSDLNDELWKLGILAKTQHNEVAPAQHELAPIYATTNIATDHNQLTMEIMKKVAQKHGLVCLLHEKPFDGVNGSGKHNNWSIATDTGVNLLTPGETPYENAQFLLFLCAVIKAVDDYQDLLRISVATAGNDHRLGANEAPPAVISIFLGEELEGILEAIENDTPYAGVEKTVMKLGVSVLPRFTRDTTDRNRTSPFAFTGNKFEFRMVGSADSIACANIMLNSAVAESLKIYADRLEKADNFEEALHEMIKKTITDHKRIIFNGNGYDDTWIKEATEVRGLLNYRTTPDAIPHLMDEKNVKMLTAHKVFTEAELRSRTEITLENYCKAVIIEAKTMEMLARREILPAIEEYAAFVAKTANAKKSLATDLACTYETETVKKLSGYASEAYASLDELDSVLDKVKDSDSVTDTAYIIRDELLGVMEKLRASCDEAETITAAKFWPFPTYDELLFGVK, translated from the coding sequence ATGAGTACGGTACCCGAATTGTTTGCGAGCAAGGTTTTTGATGACAGAGTTATGAAGTCAAGGCTGTCTTCAAAAGTGTATAAGTCACTGAAAAATACTATTGATATCGGTGAGAAGCTTGATATCACAGTTGCCAACGCAGTTGCCGAGGCTATGAAGGATTGGGCTATCGAGCAGGGAGCTACACATTATACTCACTGGTTCCAGCCCCTTACAGGCATCACTGCCGAGAAGCATGACAGCTTTATAAGCCCCTCACCTGATGGCAGAGTTATCATGGACTTTTCGGGCAAGGAACTCATCAAGGGCGAGCCTGATGCATCTTCGTTCCCTTCCGGCGGACTGAGAGCTACATTTGAGGCAAGAGGTTACACCGCATGGGATCCTACATCTTATGCATTCATCAAGGGCAAGACCCTTTGCATTCCTACTGCTTTCTGTTCTTACGGCGGTGAGGCACTGGACAAGAAGACACCTCTGCTGAGATCAATGGAAGCACTGAACAAGCAGGCACTGCGTATCCTGAAGCTTTTCGGAAACGATCAGGTAAGACACGTTACAACTTCCGTCGGACCTGAGCAGGAATACTTCCTTATCCCCAAGGAGCTTTACGATCAGAGAAAAGACCTTATCTATACAGGCAGGACACTGTTCGGTGCGAAGCCTCCCAAGGGTCAGGAACTGGACGACCACTATTTCGGAGTTATCAAGCCCAGAGTTGAGGCTTATATGAGCGACCTGAACGATGAACTATGGAAGCTGGGTATCCTTGCAAAGACTCAGCATAATGAGGTCGCACCTGCACAGCACGAGCTTGCACCTATCTATGCTACCACAAATATCGCCACCGATCACAACCAGCTGACTATGGAGATCATGAAGAAGGTCGCACAGAAACACGGTCTGGTATGTCTGCTGCATGAAAAGCCTTTTGACGGCGTTAACGGTTCGGGCAAGCACAACAACTGGTCTATCGCTACAGATACAGGCGTTAACCTGCTGACTCCCGGCGAGACCCCATATGAGAACGCTCAGTTCCTGCTGTTCCTGTGCGCAGTTATCAAGGCTGTTGACGATTATCAGGATCTGCTTAGAATTTCCGTTGCTACCGCGGGCAACGATCACCGTCTGGGCGCTAACGAGGCACCTCCCGCTGTTATCTCCATCTTCCTTGGTGAAGAACTTGAGGGTATCCTTGAGGCTATCGAGAACGATACTCCATATGCAGGCGTTGAGAAGACTGTCATGAAGCTTGGCGTAAGTGTTCTGCCAAGATTTACAAGAGATACCACTGACCGTAACCGTACTTCGCCTTTCGCATTCACAGGCAACAAGTTCGAGTTCAGAATGGTCGGTTCTGCTGACAGCATCGCTTGCGCTAATATCATGCTGAACTCGGCAGTTGCAGAGAGCCTGAAGATCTATGCTGACAGACTTGAAAAGGCTGATAACTTCGAGGAAGCACTCCATGAGATGATAAAGAAGACCATCACCGATCACAAGAGGATCATCTTCAACGGCAACGGCTATGATGATACATGGATAAAGGAAGCTACCGAAGTACGCGGTCTGCTGAACTACCGTACAACTCCCGATGCTATCCCTCATCTGATGGACGAGAAGAACGTTAAGATGCTGACCGCTCACAAGGTATTCACCGAGGCTGAGCTGCGCAGCCGTACAGAGATCACACTGGAGAACTACTGCAAGGCTGTCATCATCGAAGCTAAGACCATGGAGATGCTGGCACGCCGCGAGATACTTCCCGCTATCGAGGAATATGCTGCATTTGTTGCAAAGACCGCAAACGCTAAAAAATCACTGGCTACCGATCTTGCCTGCACCTATGAGACAGAGACCGTCAAGAAGCTTTCGGGCTATGCAAGTGAGGCTTATGCAAGCCTTGACGAACTTGACAGCGTTCTTGATAAGGTGAAGGATTCAGACAGCGTAACCGATACAGCTTACATCATCAGAGATGAGCTGCTGGGCGTTATGGAAAAGCTTCGTGCTTCCTGTGATGAGGCAGAGACCATCACAGCTGCCAAGTTCTGGCCGTTCCCGACCTACGACGAGCTGCTGTTCGGTGTTAAATAA
- a CDS encoding class II glutamine amidotransferase, with protein MKLEGEVRIPSGCAIAAVISREGKGITGDVIYNAMKPMHDRSNGLGGGFAAYGIYPEYRDLYAFHIFFDHRSTRKECEAYLKERFEIVKGELIPTRKIPQITNEPIIWRYFCAPLGSMVASEQVDESEFVARTVMKINTEMKGAYVFSSGKNMGCFKAVGYPEDVGVFYKLEEYEGYSWTAHGRYPTNTPGWWGGAHPFSLLDSSIVHNGEISSYDANRRFIEMFGYKCTLQTDTEVITYILDYLLRRQGLTMEEAASVIAAPFWSTINSKPEKEKERLTFLRQVFPSLLITGPFSIVYGWNGGLMALNDRLKLRSMITAEKDDKVFIASEEAAVRVMEPDAENFYAPAGGEPVIVRVKEGKF; from the coding sequence ATGAAACTTGAAGGCGAAGTTCGTATACCGTCGGGCTGTGCGATAGCGGCAGTCATTTCAAGAGAGGGTAAAGGGATAACGGGAGATGTTATTTATAATGCAATGAAGCCAATGCACGACCGTTCAAACGGTCTGGGCGGAGGATTTGCAGCTTACGGCATCTATCCCGAATACAGAGATCTGTATGCTTTCCATATCTTCTTCGATCACCGTTCCACCCGTAAGGAATGTGAAGCTTACTTAAAGGAACGTTTCGAGATAGTAAAGGGTGAACTGATACCCACCCGCAAGATTCCCCAGATAACCAATGAACCTATTATATGGAGATACTTCTGTGCTCCACTGGGTTCTATGGTCGCATCGGAACAGGTCGATGAAAGTGAATTCGTTGCACGCACGGTAATGAAGATCAATACCGAGATGAAAGGTGCATACGTGTTCTCCAGCGGCAAGAATATGGGATGTTTCAAAGCTGTCGGCTACCCGGAAGATGTTGGTGTATTCTACAAGCTTGAAGAATACGAGGGCTATTCATGGACAGCCCACGGCCGTTATCCGACCAACACCCCCGGCTGGTGGGGCGGTGCTCACCCCTTCTCCCTGCTGGACAGTTCCATCGTCCACAACGGCGAGATATCTTCCTACGATGCAAACCGCCGCTTTATCGAGATGTTCGGCTATAAATGTACATTGCAGACCGATACCGAGGTCATAACCTATATACTGGATTATCTGCTGAGAAGACAGGGTCTTACCATGGAGGAAGCCGCTTCCGTTATCGCCGCACCTTTCTGGTCTACGATAAACTCGAAGCCCGAAAAGGAAAAAGAAAGACTTACGTTCCTCAGACAGGTATTCCCCAGTCTGCTGATAACAGGACCTTTTTCAATAGTATACGGCTGGAACGGAGGACTCATGGCACTCAATGACCGCCTGAAGCTCCGCTCAATGATAACTGCCGAAAAGGACGATAAAGTATTCATAGCCAGCGAAGAAGCGGCTGTTAGGGTAATGGAGCCCGATGCAGAGAACTTCTACGCACCTGCGGGC